Proteins from a single region of Microbacterium sp. zg-Y818:
- the metG gene encoding methionine--tRNA ligase: MTSGRSFYITTPIYYPSDVPHIGHGYTTVAVDTLARWHRQAGDDTWMLTGTDEHGQKMLRAAAANGVTPQQWVDKLVTESWFPLLQTLDVANDDFIRTTQERHERNVQVFFQTLYDRGYIYAGEYEALYCVGCEEFKPESEIVDGTGAFEGLKVCAIHSKPLELLQEKNYFFKLSEFQDKLLELYKTVPDFLRPDSARNEVVSFVKNGLKDLSISRSTFDWGIKVPWDESHVIYVWVDALLNYATAVGYGSDQEQFDRRWPAYHVVGKDILRFHAVIWPAMLMAAGLEVPRGVFAHGWLLVGGEKMSKSKLTGIAPTEITDVFGSDAYRFYFLSAIAFGQDGSFSWEDLSARYQAELANGFGNLASRTVAMIERYFEAIVPPAGAYTEADLHIQRTVADAATAADAAMERFRPDEAIAAIWTIVDALNLYITENEPWALAKDAAQRERLGTVLYTAAEGLRALTVLLSPVMPHATGILWDALGAAATLGALQDQPIRDAGTWGQLPAGASVSGLAPLFPRVEQSA; this comes from the coding sequence GTGACCTCAGGCCGATCCTTCTACATCACGACGCCGATCTACTACCCGAGCGACGTGCCCCACATCGGCCACGGCTACACGACCGTGGCGGTGGACACCCTCGCGCGCTGGCACCGCCAGGCCGGCGACGACACCTGGATGCTCACCGGCACCGACGAGCACGGTCAGAAGATGCTGCGCGCCGCCGCGGCGAACGGCGTCACGCCCCAGCAATGGGTCGACAAGCTCGTCACCGAGTCGTGGTTCCCGCTCCTGCAGACGCTCGACGTCGCCAACGACGACTTCATCCGCACCACGCAGGAGCGCCACGAGCGCAACGTGCAGGTCTTCTTCCAGACGCTGTACGACCGGGGATACATCTACGCAGGCGAGTACGAGGCGCTGTACTGCGTCGGTTGCGAGGAGTTCAAGCCGGAGTCCGAGATCGTCGACGGCACCGGGGCCTTCGAGGGTCTCAAGGTCTGCGCGATCCACTCCAAGCCGCTGGAGCTGCTGCAGGAGAAGAACTACTTCTTCAAGCTCAGCGAGTTCCAGGACAAGCTGCTCGAGCTCTACAAGACGGTGCCCGACTTCCTGCGCCCCGACTCGGCGCGCAACGAGGTCGTCTCGTTCGTCAAGAACGGCCTCAAGGACCTCTCCATCTCGCGGTCCACGTTCGACTGGGGCATCAAGGTGCCGTGGGACGAGTCCCACGTCATCTACGTGTGGGTCGACGCACTGCTGAACTACGCCACCGCCGTCGGCTACGGCAGCGACCAGGAGCAGTTCGACCGGCGCTGGCCGGCCTACCACGTGGTGGGCAAGGACATCCTCCGCTTCCACGCCGTCATCTGGCCGGCCATGCTCATGGCCGCCGGCCTCGAGGTGCCCCGGGGTGTCTTCGCCCACGGCTGGCTGCTCGTCGGCGGCGAGAAGATGTCGAAGTCGAAGCTCACCGGCATCGCGCCCACCGAGATCACCGACGTGTTCGGCTCGGACGCCTATCGGTTCTACTTCCTCTCGGCCATCGCCTTCGGCCAGGACGGGTCGTTCTCGTGGGAGGACCTCTCCGCCCGCTACCAGGCGGAGCTCGCCAACGGATTCGGAAACCTCGCCTCGCGCACGGTCGCGATGATCGAGCGCTACTTCGAGGCCATCGTGCCGCCGGCAGGCGCGTACACCGAGGCCGACCTCCACATCCAGCGGACCGTGGCGGATGCCGCGACCGCCGCGGATGCCGCGATGGAGCGCTTCCGCCCCGACGAGGCCATCGCCGCCATCTGGACGATCGTCGACGCGCTCAACCTCTACATCACCGAGAACGAGCCGTGGGCGCTGGCCAAGGACGCAGCGCAGCGCGAGCGGCTGGGTACGGTGCTCTACACCGCAGCCGAAGGGCTGCGCGCGCTCACCGTGCTGCTCTCGCCGGTCATGCCGCACGCCACCGGCATCCTCTGGGACGCCCTCGGCGCCGCCGCCACTCTCGGCGCGCTGCAGGACCAGCCGATCCGCGACGCGGGCACCTGGGGGCAGCTGCCCGCCGGGGCCTCGGTGAGCGGCCTCGCACCGCTGTTCCCCCGCGTCGAACAGAGCGCATGA
- a CDS encoding 4-(cytidine 5'-diphospho)-2-C-methyl-D-erythritol kinase, producing the protein MSPAASSRRVHVRAPGKINVFFEVGDVQDDGYHDVASVYQAVSAYEDVYASHADGFSISVEGVVDVSGVPVDDRNLAVRAARLLASEIGYDGGVHLEVRKAVPVAGGMGGGSADAAAALLACDALWDAGLSAVRLQRLAARLGADVPFALMGGTAVGTGRGDQLSPALARGRLDWVIVTNPVGLSTPEVYRELDRLRERSAPDIAPPAGAPDVDPAVLQALRTGDAAAVAAAVHNDLQDAAFSLRPELTDLRDLGCGLGALAGMVSGSGPTVAFLAGDPDAAVQLRTALSATGYDALTVHGPVPGARVVG; encoded by the coding sequence GTGAGTCCGGCCGCGTCGTCCCGTCGGGTGCACGTGCGTGCGCCCGGCAAGATCAACGTGTTCTTCGAAGTCGGCGACGTGCAGGACGACGGCTACCACGACGTCGCGTCGGTGTACCAGGCCGTCTCGGCGTATGAGGACGTCTATGCCTCTCACGCCGACGGCTTCTCGATCTCGGTCGAGGGTGTCGTCGACGTGTCCGGGGTGCCGGTCGACGACCGCAACCTCGCGGTGCGGGCGGCGAGGCTGCTGGCAAGTGAGATCGGCTACGACGGCGGGGTGCACCTCGAGGTGCGCAAGGCCGTCCCCGTGGCCGGCGGCATGGGCGGCGGATCGGCTGACGCCGCCGCGGCCCTGCTCGCATGCGATGCGCTGTGGGATGCCGGACTCTCCGCCGTGCGCCTGCAGCGACTTGCCGCACGGCTCGGGGCGGACGTCCCCTTCGCCCTGATGGGCGGCACCGCCGTGGGCACCGGCCGCGGCGACCAGCTGAGTCCCGCGCTCGCTCGGGGACGACTGGACTGGGTCATCGTGACCAATCCGGTGGGACTTTCCACTCCGGAGGTGTATCGGGAGCTCGATCGACTGCGCGAGCGCAGCGCCCCCGACATCGCGCCGCCGGCCGGGGCTCCCGACGTCGACCCCGCCGTGCTGCAGGCGCTGCGCACCGGCGACGCCGCTGCCGTTGCCGCCGCGGTGCACAACGACCTGCAGGATGCCGCCTTCTCGCTGCGTCCCGAGCTGACCGACCTGAGGGACCTCGGCTGCGGGCTGGGCGCGCTGGCGGGAATGGTCTCCGGCTCCGGCCCCACCGTGGCGTTCCTCGCCGGCGACCCGGATGCCGCCGTGCAGCTGAGGACCGCCCTCAGCGCCACCGGCTATGACGCGCTGACCGTGCACGGACCGGTCCCCGGCGCGCGCGTCGTCGGCTGA
- a CDS encoding ABC transporter permease subunit, with protein MTLFLDALAWIVAPEQWTGRGAIGTAIGVHLLFTVISVVLAAAVAVPLGWLIGHTGRGRELAVIVSGAARAVPSFGLLILLVLLFGVLNRPEAAVVTFVLLAIPSILAGAYAGVEAIDPAVRDAGRAMGMTGWQVLWRIEAPLGLPLLVAGLRSATLQVVATVTIAAYVNLGGLGQYIIAGIPLRRYEMVLGGALLVIGLALLLDLLFAVLQRVAVPRGLRAGRSARTTTRSSTVRTAASTPVPS; from the coding sequence ATGACCCTCTTCCTCGACGCCCTCGCGTGGATCGTCGCCCCCGAGCAGTGGACAGGGCGGGGCGCGATCGGCACGGCCATCGGCGTGCACCTGCTGTTCACCGTCATCTCCGTCGTCCTCGCCGCCGCTGTGGCCGTGCCGCTCGGGTGGCTCATCGGCCACACCGGGCGCGGCCGGGAGCTCGCCGTCATCGTCTCGGGCGCCGCGCGGGCCGTGCCCTCGTTCGGCCTGCTGATCCTGCTGGTGCTGCTGTTCGGGGTGCTGAACAGACCGGAGGCGGCCGTGGTCACCTTCGTGCTGCTGGCGATTCCGTCGATCCTCGCCGGGGCCTATGCCGGCGTCGAGGCGATCGATCCCGCCGTACGCGACGCCGGGCGTGCGATGGGCATGACGGGGTGGCAGGTGCTCTGGCGCATCGAGGCGCCGCTGGGACTGCCACTGCTGGTGGCCGGCCTGCGGTCGGCGACGCTCCAGGTGGTGGCCACGGTCACGATCGCCGCCTACGTCAATCTGGGGGGCCTCGGGCAGTACATCATCGCCGGCATCCCGCTGCGCCGCTATGAGATGGTGCTCGGCGGCGCGCTGCTGGTGATCGGCCTGGCGCTGCTGCTGGATCTGCTGTTCGCGGTGCTGCAGCGCGTCGCGGTGCCCCGGGGCCTGCGCGCCGGTCGCAGCGCCCGAACCACCACCCGCTCGTCGACGGTGCGGACCGCCGCGAGCACCCCTGTCCCGTCCTGA
- a CDS encoding ATP-binding cassette domain-containing protein, whose product MIEFRGVSKSFPDGTRAVEDFSLVIPPRRTTVFVGSSGCGKTTLLRMINRMVEPSSGTITIDGEDIAGRSPVQLRRSIGYVMQNSGLLPHLTVAANIATVPRLNGVARGVARERALELMGTVGLDTAMADRYPSQLSGGQQQRVGVARALAAEPNILLMDEPFGAVDPIVRTELQDELIRLQRDIGKTIVFVTHDIEEAFFLGDQIIILERGARIAQQGTADDIRQNPASPFVEAFVGARERRAP is encoded by the coding sequence GTGATCGAGTTCCGTGGGGTCTCCAAATCCTTCCCCGACGGCACCCGGGCGGTGGAGGACTTCTCCCTCGTCATCCCGCCCCGCCGCACAACGGTGTTCGTGGGGTCCTCGGGGTGCGGCAAGACCACGCTGCTGCGCATGATCAACCGCATGGTCGAGCCCTCGTCGGGCACGATCACCATCGACGGCGAAGACATTGCGGGCCGCTCGCCGGTGCAGCTGCGCCGCAGCATCGGCTACGTGATGCAGAACTCCGGTCTGCTGCCGCACCTGACCGTCGCCGCCAACATCGCCACGGTGCCGCGCCTGAACGGCGTCGCCCGCGGCGTCGCGCGGGAACGTGCTCTGGAGCTCATGGGGACCGTGGGGCTCGACACCGCGATGGCGGACCGCTATCCGAGCCAGCTCTCGGGCGGCCAGCAGCAGCGCGTCGGCGTGGCGCGCGCGCTCGCGGCGGAACCGAACATCCTTCTCATGGACGAGCCGTTCGGCGCCGTCGACCCGATCGTGCGCACCGAGCTGCAGGACGAGCTCATCCGGCTGCAGCGCGACATCGGCAAGACGATCGTGTTCGTCACGCATGACATCGAGGAGGCGTTCTTCCTCGGCGACCAGATCATCATCCTCGAGCGCGGCGCGCGCATCGCGCAGCAGGGCACCGCCGACGACATCCGTCAGAATCCCGCGTCGCCTTTCGTCGAGGCGTTCGTCGGTGCCCGGGAGCGACGCGCGCCGTGA
- a CDS encoding TatD family hydrolase — translation MTDPSQYVRQREKGARDVSYPPAPEPLTVAVYDNHAHLEIEDGEVGLSLDEQLSRATAVGVIGVVQAGGDVDSSRWSAWAAASHPQVLAAVAIHPNEAPAYAERGMLDEAIAVIDDLAAQPRVRAIGETGLDFYRTGPEGLPAQYESFEAHIAMAKRHDVAMQIHDRDAHDEVLATLMRVGAPERTVFHCFSGDADMARIAADAGYYLSFAGNVTFKNAQNLRDALAVTPRERILVETDAPFLTPAPFRGRPNAPYLIPATVRFLADELDVDLDELCAQLASNTLAVYGPFEETP, via the coding sequence ATGACCGACCCCAGCCAGTACGTGCGACAGCGCGAGAAGGGTGCGCGCGACGTCAGCTATCCGCCGGCTCCGGAGCCGCTGACGGTGGCGGTGTACGACAACCACGCCCACCTCGAGATCGAGGACGGCGAAGTGGGGCTGAGCCTGGACGAGCAGCTGTCGCGCGCGACGGCCGTCGGGGTCATCGGCGTCGTGCAGGCCGGCGGTGACGTCGACTCGAGCCGCTGGTCGGCGTGGGCGGCGGCATCCCACCCGCAGGTGCTGGCGGCGGTCGCGATCCACCCCAATGAGGCACCGGCATACGCCGAACGGGGCATGCTCGACGAGGCCATCGCCGTCATCGACGACCTCGCCGCACAGCCCCGGGTGCGGGCGATCGGCGAGACCGGGCTCGACTTCTACCGCACGGGTCCCGAGGGTCTGCCTGCGCAGTACGAGAGCTTCGAAGCGCACATCGCCATGGCCAAGCGCCACGACGTCGCGATGCAGATCCACGACCGCGACGCGCACGACGAGGTCCTGGCCACGCTCATGCGGGTGGGCGCCCCCGAACGCACCGTCTTCCACTGCTTCTCGGGCGACGCGGACATGGCGCGCATCGCCGCCGACGCCGGCTACTACCTCTCGTTCGCCGGAAACGTCACGTTCAAAAACGCCCAGAATCTGCGGGACGCCCTCGCCGTCACGCCGCGCGAGCGCATCCTCGTCGAGACCGACGCCCCGTTCCTGACGCCGGCGCCGTTCCGCGGCCGCCCCAACGCGCCGTATCTGATCCCGGCGACCGTGCGGTTCCTGGCCGACGAGCTCGACGTCGACCTCGACGAGCTCTGCGCCCAGCTGGCATCCAACACCCTGGCCGTCTACGGCCCCTTCGAGGAGACGCCGTGA
- a CDS encoding ABC transporter substrate-binding protein, translating into MSTARIPRRLVAGATALAFAAAALVGCSTADPLDPEAGDTTDNETIVIGSQAYYSNEIIAEIYAQALEDAGYTVERSFNIGQRDAYMPEIESGAITLFPEYTGNLLQYYEPDTDARTADDVYEALIEALPDGLTVLEQSEATDQDSYTVTAAFADENGVTTIADLADIGGTLTVGGPPELAERPYGPSGLAETYGVNVDFEATGDTTVEALTAGEVDIANVFTADPRIQTQDLVVLEDPEGLFLASNVVPLVNEELADELAEVIDPISAALTPEGLVALNVQSTEDEMSPAAIATAWLQENGII; encoded by the coding sequence ATGTCCACTGCACGCATCCCGCGCCGTCTGGTCGCCGGCGCAACCGCCTTGGCGTTCGCCGCAGCCGCCCTCGTCGGCTGTTCGACGGCCGACCCGCTCGATCCCGAGGCGGGCGACACGACCGACAACGAGACGATCGTCATCGGCTCGCAGGCCTACTACTCCAACGAGATCATCGCCGAGATCTACGCGCAGGCCCTGGAAGACGCGGGCTATACCGTGGAGCGCTCGTTCAACATCGGTCAGCGCGACGCCTACATGCCCGAGATCGAGAGCGGGGCGATCACCCTGTTCCCCGAGTACACCGGCAACCTGCTGCAGTACTACGAGCCCGACACCGATGCGCGCACGGCCGACGACGTGTACGAGGCGCTGATCGAGGCGCTGCCGGATGGGCTGACGGTGCTCGAGCAATCCGAGGCGACCGACCAGGACTCCTACACGGTGACCGCGGCCTTCGCCGACGAGAACGGCGTCACCACCATCGCCGACCTCGCCGACATCGGCGGCACGCTGACCGTGGGTGGCCCACCCGAGCTCGCCGAGCGTCCCTACGGACCGTCGGGCTTGGCCGAGACGTACGGGGTGAACGTGGACTTCGAGGCCACCGGCGACACGACCGTCGAGGCGCTCACCGCGGGCGAGGTCGACATCGCCAACGTCTTCACCGCCGACCCGCGCATCCAGACGCAGGACCTCGTCGTGCTGGAGGATCCTGAGGGCCTGTTCCTCGCTTCCAATGTCGTCCCGCTCGTCAACGAAGAACTCGCCGACGAGCTGGCCGAGGTCATCGACCCCATCAGCGCCGCGCTCACGCCCGAGGGACTGGTCGCGCTGAACGTCCAGAGCACCGAGGACGAGATGTCGCCCGCCGCCATCGCCACGGCGTGGCTGCAGGAGAACGGCATCATCTGA
- a CDS encoding DUF427 domain-containing protein, translated as MQARLGDTIVADADESDLIRIEGNWYFPPASVNWDLLTPSDTPYTCAWKGECQYYDVDGHADNAFAYPDPKPGSVERVGRDFSGYVAFWQDVQVGA; from the coding sequence ATGCAAGCACGACTGGGCGACACGATCGTCGCAGATGCCGACGAGTCCGACCTCATCCGCATCGAGGGCAACTGGTACTTCCCGCCCGCGAGCGTGAACTGGGATCTCCTCACCCCGAGCGACACCCCGTACACCTGCGCGTGGAAGGGGGAGTGCCAGTACTACGACGTCGACGGGCACGCCGACAACGCGTTCGCGTACCCGGATCCGAAGCCGGGGTCGGTCGAACGGGTCGGCCGGGACTTCTCCGGGTACGTCGCGTTCTGGCAGGACGTCCAGGTCGGCGCCTGA
- a CDS encoding ABC transporter permease subunit, with the protein MNWVIDNLGLIASLSLEHVRQSIVPIVVGLVLAVPLGWVAWRYRLLRGALLTVSGLLYTIPSLALLALLPGILGISFLSEVNLLVALTLYAVALLTRSVADGFDAVDPDARLAAVAMGYGSVRRFWGVDLPLAGPVILAGLRVAAVSTVSLATVGVLIGVTNLGYLFTNGLQRRIVPEVLAGIVAVMLIAVVIDLILVAAGRLLMPWSRAATPSARARLALRTAEAPA; encoded by the coding sequence GTGAACTGGGTCATCGACAATCTGGGACTGATCGCTTCGCTGTCGCTCGAACACGTGCGGCAGAGCATCGTCCCGATCGTCGTGGGGCTGGTGCTCGCGGTGCCGCTCGGATGGGTGGCGTGGCGTTACCGACTGCTGCGCGGTGCGCTGCTGACAGTCAGCGGCCTGCTCTACACGATCCCGTCGCTCGCCCTGCTGGCGCTGCTCCCCGGCATCCTGGGGATCAGCTTCCTCAGTGAGGTCAACCTGCTCGTCGCCCTGACGCTCTACGCCGTCGCGCTGCTGACCCGGTCAGTCGCGGACGGCTTCGACGCGGTCGACCCCGATGCCCGGCTGGCGGCAGTGGCGATGGGCTACGGATCGGTCCGGCGGTTCTGGGGCGTCGACCTGCCGCTGGCCGGTCCCGTCATCCTCGCGGGCCTGCGCGTCGCCGCCGTCAGCACGGTGTCGCTGGCCACGGTCGGGGTGCTCATCGGCGTCACCAACCTCGGCTACCTCTTCACCAACGGTCTGCAGCGGCGTATCGTCCCCGAGGTGCTCGCCGGCATCGTCGCAGTCATGCTCATCGCCGTCGTCATCGACCTGATCCTCGTCGCCGCCGGTCGCCTCCTGATGCCGTGGAGCCGGGCAGCCACGCCGAGCGCGCGTGCGCGCTTGGCGTTGCGCACCGCGGAGGCGCCGGCATGA
- a CDS encoding GNAT family N-acetyltransferase — protein MVPVNNAVWHDAPVDLRSRAALAVRDLQYRTVSHADDADYAAWLQANARGFQDEERNDEQIATSRELSAHRRLTGVYDGAGPMPEMPVATLSSWVGELTVPGGRGIPSCAISSVTVAPTHRRRGIARAMLEGELRGAAAAGLPMAMLTVSESTLYGRYGFAPAAASAAWTIENRRAGWRGPRAPGRVDFIPRRRVRELMPILHDRVRLRAPGEIEVPGEFWDRFAGTRPDVKDGGKVRAVQYTDPAGDVRGLALYTVTGNDEDFTKARVHVPYLLAETDHAYAALWRFLLELDLVGTVTAHELSVDEPLLWLIEDQRAAKVTVRDHQYLRILDVPSALQARTYAAPGRFSLEVTDPLEIAGGRYLLDIAGDGRATVSRLRTGQSADAVAVTLDIREFSAVYLGGVSALTLARAGLVQTSDATAFARSLSWHVAPRLSFWY, from the coding sequence ATGGTCCCCGTGAACAACGCCGTCTGGCACGACGCGCCCGTCGATCTGCGATCCCGCGCCGCGCTGGCCGTGCGGGACCTGCAGTACCGCACCGTCTCGCACGCCGATGACGCCGACTACGCCGCCTGGCTGCAGGCCAACGCGCGCGGCTTTCAAGACGAGGAGCGCAACGACGAGCAGATCGCGACGAGCCGCGAACTCAGCGCCCACCGCCGGCTGACCGGTGTCTACGACGGTGCCGGCCCCATGCCCGAGATGCCGGTCGCGACCCTGTCCTCCTGGGTCGGCGAGCTGACGGTGCCGGGTGGGCGCGGCATCCCCTCGTGCGCGATCAGCTCGGTGACCGTGGCGCCCACGCACCGCCGGCGGGGCATTGCCCGGGCGATGCTCGAGGGTGAGCTGCGGGGAGCCGCGGCGGCCGGGCTGCCGATGGCGATGCTCACCGTCAGCGAGTCCACGCTCTACGGGCGCTACGGTTTCGCGCCCGCCGCGGCCTCGGCGGCGTGGACGATCGAGAACAGACGCGCCGGCTGGCGAGGCCCGCGCGCCCCGGGTCGTGTCGACTTCATCCCGCGCCGGCGGGTGCGCGAGCTGATGCCGATCCTGCACGACCGCGTGCGACTCAGGGCACCTGGCGAGATCGAGGTGCCGGGGGAGTTCTGGGATCGCTTCGCAGGAACGCGGCCCGACGTGAAAGACGGCGGCAAGGTGCGCGCCGTGCAGTACACCGATCCCGCTGGAGACGTGCGAGGGCTGGCGCTGTACACCGTCACCGGAAACGACGAGGACTTCACGAAGGCGCGCGTGCACGTGCCGTACCTGCTGGCCGAGACCGATCACGCGTACGCCGCTCTCTGGCGATTCCTCCTCGAACTCGACCTCGTCGGCACGGTGACCGCACACGAGCTGTCGGTCGACGAGCCGCTGCTGTGGCTGATCGAGGATCAGCGCGCGGCGAAGGTGACCGTGCGCGATCACCAGTATCTGCGCATCCTCGACGTGCCTTCCGCCCTGCAGGCCCGCACCTACGCGGCGCCCGGCCGGTTCTCGCTCGAGGTCACCGACCCGCTCGAAATCGCCGGCGGACGTTACCTGCTCGACATCGCCGGCGACGGCCGCGCCACGGTGTCGCGGCTCCGCACGGGGCAGTCGGCGGATGCGGTGGCCGTGACCCTCGATATCCGCGAGTTCTCGGCGGTGTATCTCGGGGGAGTGTCGGCGCTCACGCTCGCGCGGGCCGGGCTCGTGCAGACGAGTGATGCCACGGCGTTCGCGCGGTCGCTCTCGTGGCACGTCGCCCCGCGCCTGAGCTTCTGGTATTGA
- a CDS encoding aldo/keto reductase yields the protein MTESPRTKPPVADLHRPYTAAEDRYASVDYRRVGASGLRLPPISLGLWWNFGDNVPFDRQREVLRHAFDIGITHFDLANNYGPPYGSAETNFGRMMREDFAPYRDELIISSKAGYDMWAGPYGDGGSRTYLLSSAEQSLRRMQLDYVDIFYSHRDDPTVPLEETIGALDTLVRQGKARYVGISSYSAMRTVEAVAIARSLGTPLVIHQPSYSIANRWIEDGLTGALEQEGLGAIAFSPLAQGLLTDKYLGEGAADRSVERWSVPRDTVSESGRGRLVGLDAIAKERGQSLAQMALQWVLRNEVVASALVGASRPAQLDENLAAVNGPAFDTEELERIDALSDGMDVGMWESADS from the coding sequence GTGACCGAATCGCCCCGCACCAAGCCGCCCGTCGCCGACCTTCACCGCCCGTACACGGCCGCTGAAGACCGATACGCCTCCGTCGACTACCGCCGCGTCGGGGCATCGGGCCTGCGTCTGCCCCCGATCTCGCTGGGCCTGTGGTGGAACTTCGGCGACAACGTGCCGTTCGACCGCCAGCGCGAGGTGCTGCGTCACGCCTTCGACATCGGCATCACGCACTTCGACCTCGCCAACAACTACGGCCCGCCCTACGGCTCCGCAGAGACCAACTTCGGCCGCATGATGCGCGAGGACTTCGCGCCCTACCGGGACGAGCTGATCATCTCGTCCAAGGCCGGCTACGACATGTGGGCGGGCCCCTACGGCGACGGCGGGTCGCGCACCTACCTGCTTTCGAGCGCCGAGCAGTCGCTGCGCCGCATGCAGCTCGACTACGTCGACATCTTCTACTCGCACCGCGACGACCCGACCGTGCCGCTGGAAGAGACCATCGGCGCGCTCGACACCCTCGTGCGCCAGGGCAAGGCCCGCTACGTCGGCATCTCGTCGTACAGCGCCATGCGCACCGTCGAGGCCGTCGCCATCGCGCGCAGCCTCGGCACTCCGCTCGTGATCCACCAGCCCTCGTACTCCATCGCCAACCGCTGGATCGAGGACGGCCTCACCGGCGCGCTCGAGCAGGAGGGACTGGGCGCCATCGCGTTCTCGCCGCTGGCGCAGGGCCTGCTGACGGACAAGTACCTCGGCGAGGGCGCGGCCGACCGCTCGGTCGAGCGCTGGTCGGTGCCGCGGGACACGGTCTCCGAGTCCGGGCGCGGCCGCCTCGTGGGCCTTGACGCGATCGCCAAGGAGCGCGGCCAGAGCCTGGCGCAGATGGCCCTGCAGTGGGTCCTGCGCAACGAGGTGGTGGCGTCGGCCCTCGTCGGCGCCTCCCGCCCGGCGCAGCTCGACGAGAACCTCGCCGCCGTCAACGGACCCGCCTTCGACACCGAGGAGCTGGAGCGCATCGACGCGCTCTCGGACGGCATGGACGTCGGGATGTGGGAGTCGGCGGACTCGTGA
- the rsmA gene encoding 16S rRNA (adenine(1518)-N(6)/adenine(1519)-N(6))-dimethyltransferase RsmA: MTVTLLGATEIRTLAAELDVTPTKKLGQNFVVDANTVRKIVQVAGVRPEDRVVEVGPGLGSLTLAILETGAAVTAVEIDHRLAARLPATAAAHGVPDGALTVVDADALRITELPGDPEVLVANLPYNVSVPVLLHFLETFPHLDRGVVMVQAEVGERLAAQPGTKAYGSPSVKAAWYGPWRLAGTVSRQVFWPVPNVDSVLVAFRRDAEPRGTEAERRRTFAIVDAAFGQRRKMLRQALAGVLGGSSAAASAVLEAAGVAPTARGEELVVADFLRIARAAPLAQ, translated from the coding sequence GTGACCGTGACCCTCCTCGGCGCCACCGAGATCCGCACGCTCGCCGCCGAACTCGACGTCACCCCCACCAAGAAGCTCGGGCAGAACTTCGTCGTCGACGCCAACACGGTGCGCAAGATCGTGCAGGTCGCCGGTGTGCGTCCCGAGGACCGGGTCGTGGAGGTCGGGCCCGGGCTCGGCTCGCTGACGTTGGCCATCCTCGAGACCGGCGCCGCGGTGACGGCCGTCGAGATCGACCACCGCCTCGCCGCGCGGCTGCCCGCGACCGCAGCCGCCCACGGCGTGCCCGACGGCGCACTCACGGTCGTCGACGCCGATGCGCTTCGCATCACGGAGCTTCCCGGCGACCCCGAGGTGCTGGTCGCCAACCTCCCGTACAACGTCAGCGTGCCCGTGCTGCTGCATTTTCTCGAGACGTTCCCGCACCTCGACCGCGGCGTGGTCATGGTGCAGGCCGAGGTGGGGGAGCGCCTCGCCGCGCAGCCCGGCACCAAGGCGTACGGCAGCCCCAGCGTGAAAGCGGCCTGGTACGGCCCGTGGCGCCTGGCGGGCACCGTGTCACGCCAGGTGTTCTGGCCGGTGCCCAACGTCGACAGCGTGCTGGTGGCCTTCCGCCGCGACGCCGAACCGCGCGGGACCGAGGCCGAGCGGCGGCGCACCTTCGCGATCGTGGATGCCGCGTTCGGTCAGCGCCGCAAGATGCTGCGGCAGGCGCTCGCCGGTGTGCTGGGCGGCTCGTCGGCAGCGGCATCCGCCGTGCTCGAAGCGGCGGGCGTTGCCCCGACGGCGCGCGGCGAAGAACTGGTCGTGGCGGACTTCCTCAGGATCGCGCGCGCGGCACCCCTCGCGCAGTAG